In Halobaculum sp. XH14, a single genomic region encodes these proteins:
- a CDS encoding methyl-accepting chemotaxis protein, whose product MSVTERGRWFTRKYSRRIATALLVTLAGTLAFGGLFAWYATTAGGSGLSAIAGTLFVVSLHIGLLAIVLGGSVGVELKKLTTAAEAIEAGDLDVSPESRRADEFGRLAASFDTMRLSLSEAFEESEAAREDAERAQTVAEERNDALLDSAGEIGDAMSAVADGDLTARLDVDDDIEAIERIGVAYDGMVGELSTTIDEIIEFAGDVERASEAVAEDAETVEELNGSLASEIRTLADDIVDQADQLGSAVEEANTLSATIEEVASTTDEVAGRATDAAAVGERGSERAAEAIEAIDAIEGTVEELGRLIGELDEQMDDVAETTDLIDDIAEQTNMLALNANIEAARADAAGDGFAVVAAEVKQLATETQEAVGEIGEIVDRARTHFEDVSAEMDDTSGQITESVGTVNETSETLQELTRTIDEVDDAMAEISNATDDGAAATEEVAAAVEDVREVAVDVADRSRDLAATADETAETMSDVRGRTDALVGRAGDLRSMLSAFETRGSAPADAEPLASGAGAVTGDDDD is encoded by the coding sequence ATGTCAGTCACCGAACGCGGTCGGTGGTTCACCAGGAAGTACAGCAGGCGCATCGCGACGGCGCTGCTCGTCACGCTCGCGGGGACGCTCGCGTTCGGCGGGCTGTTCGCGTGGTACGCGACGACCGCCGGGGGCTCCGGACTCTCTGCGATCGCGGGCACGCTGTTCGTCGTCTCGCTCCACATCGGGCTGCTCGCCATCGTCCTCGGCGGGAGCGTCGGCGTGGAACTGAAGAAGCTCACGACGGCCGCGGAGGCCATCGAGGCGGGCGACCTCGACGTCTCGCCAGAGAGCCGACGCGCGGACGAGTTCGGACGGCTCGCGGCGTCGTTCGACACGATGCGGCTGTCGCTCTCGGAGGCGTTCGAGGAGTCGGAGGCCGCACGCGAGGATGCAGAGCGTGCCCAAACGGTGGCGGAGGAGCGCAACGATGCGCTTCTGGACAGCGCGGGCGAGATCGGCGACGCGATGTCGGCGGTCGCCGACGGCGACCTCACGGCCCGGCTCGACGTCGACGACGACATCGAGGCGATCGAGCGCATCGGGGTCGCGTACGACGGCATGGTCGGCGAGCTCTCGACGACGATCGACGAGATCATCGAGTTCGCGGGCGACGTCGAGCGGGCCAGCGAGGCGGTCGCCGAGGACGCCGAAACCGTGGAGGAACTGAACGGGTCGCTCGCGTCCGAGATCCGCACGCTCGCCGACGACATCGTGGATCAGGCCGACCAGCTCGGCAGCGCCGTCGAGGAGGCGAACACGCTCTCGGCGACGATCGAGGAGGTCGCGTCCACCACCGACGAGGTGGCCGGGCGGGCGACCGACGCCGCCGCGGTCGGCGAACGCGGCTCCGAGCGCGCCGCGGAGGCGATCGAGGCCATCGACGCGATCGAGGGGACCGTCGAGGAGCTCGGCCGGCTGATCGGGGAACTCGACGAGCAGATGGACGACGTCGCGGAGACGACCGACCTCATCGACGACATCGCGGAACAGACCAACATGCTCGCGCTGAACGCCAACATCGAGGCCGCACGGGCCGACGCGGCCGGCGACGGCTTCGCGGTCGTCGCCGCGGAGGTGAAACAGCTCGCGACCGAGACCCAGGAGGCGGTCGGGGAGATCGGCGAGATCGTCGATCGCGCGCGGACCCACTTCGAGGACGTGAGCGCGGAGATGGACGACACCTCCGGCCAGATCACCGAGAGCGTGGGAACGGTCAACGAGACGAGCGAGACGCTCCAGGAACTGACCCGGACGATCGACGAGGTGGACGACGCGATGGCCGAGATCTCCAACGCGACCGACGACGGCGCGGCCGCCACCGAGGAGGTCGCCGCCGCGGTCGAGGACGTCCGGGAGGTCGCCGTCGACGTTGCCGACCGGTCCCGCGACCTGGCCGCGACGGCCGACGAGACCGCCGAGACGATGAGCGACGTCCGCGGCCGGACCGACGCGCTGGTCGGGCGGGCCGGGGACCTGCGCTCCATGCTGAGCGCGTTCGAGACCCGGGGGTCGGCACCGGCCGACGCCGAGCCGCTGGCTTCCGGGGCCGGCGCCGTGACGGGTGATGACGATGATTAG
- a CDS encoding serine/threonine protein kinase, with amino-acid sequence MPKFYDIDVVESHFDGLELIEHIDSGGFKDVFLVNDRGEEVVLKLLPVDRRSRRRRAHREGEAMKEIESNTFVDLIDYYEEEIDGRQTFIIFEEYINGQTLEQYIGDGNFGLDFGLYTISTLLDILKEFDEKEMIHRDIKPANIMVTDDEEIRLLDVGIMRFEEKESLTPDHLDRLGTPFYGAPEQLDYDKSKQSIKTDLFSSGVVMFETITGVHPFKDRGKSVTDAICDGDKQSLTDYIDGDEGEDLDYFFDTLTNPVPSKRFRKPEFAEDFFDSLEVTN; translated from the coding sequence ATGCCAAAGTTTTATGATATCGATGTGGTTGAATCCCACTTCGATGGTCTCGAACTAATAGAACATATTGATTCTGGCGGGTTCAAAGATGTATTCCTCGTCAATGATAGGGGCGAAGAGGTCGTTCTAAAACTTCTACCGGTAGATCGCAGAAGTAGAAGAAGGCGCGCTCATCGAGAAGGGGAAGCCATGAAAGAAATTGAGTCGAACACATTTGTTGATCTGATCGATTACTATGAAGAAGAAATCGATGGAAGACAAACATTCATTATATTTGAAGAATATATTAATGGCCAAACACTGGAACAGTACATTGGAGATGGAAACTTCGGACTTGATTTTGGCCTGTATACAATTTCTACACTCTTGGATATACTTAAGGAATTTGACGAGAAAGAGATGATTCATCGAGATATCAAACCAGCCAATATCATGGTAACCGATGATGAAGAAATTCGGCTTTTGGACGTTGGAATCATGCGGTTTGAGGAAAAGGAAAGTTTGACTCCGGATCATCTTGATCGACTTGGGACGCCTTTCTATGGTGCTCCTGAGCAGCTTGATTACGATAAGAGTAAGCAAAGTATCAAGACAGATCTATTCTCATCTGGGGTCGTTATGTTTGAGACAATTACAGGAGTTCATCCATTTAAGGACAGAGGAAAGTCCGTAACAGACGCAATCTGTGACGGCGATAAACAAAGTCTAACAGATTATATTGATGGGGATGAAGGAGAAGACTTAGATTATTTCTTCGATACGTTAACTAATCCGGTCCCAAGTAAACGGTTCCGAAAACCGGAGTTTGCGGAGGATTTCTTTGATAGCTTGGAGGTGACTAACTAA
- a CDS encoding tyrosine-type recombinase/integrase, with the protein MSDGLDPLSPKEGIEMYLEARRDELTEQTIQGQSYRLDAFRQWCEEEGVENLNDLAGRDLYRYRVWRREGNGDDRDPIAPVTLRGQLATLRAFLRFAEEIDAVRDDLRSDVPLPIVNDGQNVSETTLEPERVGDILEYLDRYKYASREHVILLMMWHTGARVGGIRSLDLGDLDLDAERPGLQFRHRPESDTPLKNKERGERWNAISPYISRILEDYIDGPRDNVRDEYAREPLITTQYGRPSISTLRDTLYRMTRPCWRGAGCPHDREVDECLATQTDHASKCPSARSPHDVRSGRVTAYRRDDVPRRIVSDRLDASSGILDEHYDRRSSREKAEQRRDYLPDL; encoded by the coding sequence ATGAGTGACGGGCTCGACCCGCTTTCCCCGAAAGAGGGCATCGAGATGTATCTCGAAGCCCGCCGGGACGAGCTGACCGAGCAGACGATTCAGGGACAGAGCTACCGGCTCGACGCGTTCCGGCAGTGGTGCGAAGAGGAGGGCGTCGAGAACCTGAACGACCTCGCCGGACGGGATCTCTACCGATATCGCGTCTGGCGGCGAGAGGGGAACGGCGACGACCGCGACCCGATCGCCCCGGTAACGCTGCGCGGCCAGTTGGCGACACTGCGCGCGTTCCTCCGGTTCGCGGAGGAAATCGACGCGGTGCGCGATGACCTCCGGTCCGACGTCCCGCTTCCGATCGTGAACGACGGACAGAACGTGAGTGAGACGACGCTCGAACCCGAGCGCGTCGGTGACATTCTGGAGTACTTAGACCGCTACAAGTACGCGAGTCGGGAGCACGTTATCCTCCTGATGATGTGGCACACCGGCGCGCGCGTCGGTGGGATTCGGTCACTCGACCTGGGCGATCTCGACCTGGACGCCGAGCGGCCGGGACTCCAGTTCCGGCACCGCCCGGAGTCGGATACCCCGCTCAAGAACAAGGAGCGCGGGGAGCGCTGGAATGCGATCAGTCCGTACATTTCCCGTATCCTCGAGGACTACATCGACGGCCCGCGGGACAATGTTCGGGACGAGTACGCCCGCGAACCGCTGATCACGACACAGTACGGTCGCCCCTCGATCTCGACGCTTCGGGACACCCTGTATCGGATGACGCGTCCGTGCTGGCGCGGAGCCGGCTGCCCTCACGACAGGGAGGTAGACGAGTGCTTGGCGACCCAGACCGACCACGCGAGTAAGTGCCCGTCTGCCCGCTCGCCGCATGACGTTCGGAGCGGACGAGTGACCGCGTACCGTCGGGACGACGTTCCGCGTCGGATCGTCTCCGACCGACTCGACGCGAGTAGCGGAATCCTCGATGAGCACTATGACCGGCGGAGTTCCCGTGAGAAAGCAGAACAGCGGCGCGATTACCTCCCTGACCTATGA